Proteins encoded within one genomic window of Bacillus sp. F19:
- the dxs gene encoding 1-deoxy-D-xylulose-5-phosphate synthase, producing the protein MDLLSIKDPSFLKKLSNNELEQLSAEIRKFLIEKLSVSGGHIGPNLGVVELTIALHKIFDSPNDKFLWDVGHQSYVHKILTGRACEFETIRQYQGLCGFPKRNESEHDVWETGHSSTSLSAAMGMAIARDLKGTKDHIVPIIGDGALTGGMALEALNHIGHEQKDMIIILNDNEMSIAPNVGALHNVLGKLRTAGKYQWVKDELEYILKKIPAVGGKLAATAERVKDSLKYMLVSGIFFEELGITYLGPVDGHNYDDLFENLQYAKKTKGPVLLHIITKKGKGYQPAETDKIGTWHGTGPYKIETGDFVKGETAGPAWSSLVSETVRRMAREDDRIVAITPAMPVGSKLEGFASEFPDRMFDVGIAEQHATTVAAGLATQDMKPFLAIYSTFLQRAYDQVVHDICRQNLNVFIGIDRSGLVGADGETHQGVFDIAFLRHLPNMVVMMPKDENEGQHLVYTALKYNDGPIALRYPRGNGIGVKMDDQLKEIPIGTWEVIREGTDAVILTFGTTIEMAMQAAESLAEKDISVRVVNARFIKPLDDAMLSQIFSEKLPVLTIEEAVLQGGFGSAVLEFAQEQNHSDAVIDRMGIPDRFIEHGSVSKLLDEIGLTASHAEERILSISIAKEKRV; encoded by the coding sequence TTGGATCTGTTATCCATTAAAGACCCTTCATTCCTTAAAAAGCTATCAAATAATGAACTCGAACAATTGAGTGCTGAAATCCGTAAATTTTTAATTGAGAAGCTCTCTGTCAGCGGCGGACATATCGGTCCTAACCTAGGAGTTGTTGAACTGACAATTGCTTTGCATAAAATATTTGACAGTCCAAATGATAAATTCCTGTGGGATGTCGGGCATCAATCGTATGTTCACAAAATATTGACTGGACGGGCATGCGAATTTGAGACAATCAGACAATATCAGGGTCTGTGCGGATTTCCTAAACGCAACGAAAGTGAACACGATGTTTGGGAAACAGGACACAGCTCCACTTCTTTATCTGCAGCAATGGGAATGGCCATTGCAAGAGATTTAAAGGGAACGAAAGATCATATCGTGCCGATTATCGGGGACGGCGCCCTGACCGGCGGAATGGCTCTCGAAGCGCTTAATCATATCGGACATGAACAAAAAGATATGATCATTATTTTAAATGATAATGAGATGTCTATCGCACCAAATGTCGGTGCTCTTCATAATGTGCTTGGAAAGTTAAGAACTGCCGGCAAATATCAATGGGTGAAAGATGAGCTTGAATATATTCTCAAGAAAATCCCTGCAGTTGGCGGAAAGCTTGCAGCTACTGCCGAGCGAGTAAAAGACAGCTTAAAATATATGCTTGTATCAGGCATCTTTTTCGAGGAGCTTGGAATTACATATCTTGGTCCTGTGGATGGACATAATTATGATGATCTTTTTGAGAATCTGCAGTATGCTAAGAAAACAAAAGGACCTGTACTTTTGCATATCATTACAAAAAAAGGCAAGGGTTATCAGCCTGCAGAAACAGATAAAATTGGAACATGGCATGGAACTGGCCCATATAAAATTGAAACGGGCGATTTTGTAAAGGGTGAAACAGCAGGTCCTGCATGGAGCAGTCTTGTCAGTGAGACAGTTAGAAGAATGGCGCGGGAAGACGATCGTATCGTTGCTATTACACCGGCTATGCCTGTCGGTTCAAAGCTTGAGGGCTTTGCAAGCGAGTTTCCTGACCGAATGTTTGACGTAGGAATAGCTGAACAGCATGCAACAACTGTAGCAGCAGGTCTTGCAACACAAGATATGAAACCGTTTTTGGCCATTTATTCAACCTTCCTTCAGCGTGCTTATGATCAGGTTGTTCATGATATTTGCCGTCAAAATCTGAATGTATTCATAGGAATTGACCGATCGGGATTAGTTGGAGCTGATGGAGAGACGCATCAGGGTGTCTTTGACATCGCGTTCTTGAGACATTTGCCGAACATGGTAGTCATGATGCCTAAAGATGAAAATGAAGGACAGCATTTAGTCTATACCGCGCTGAAATACAATGATGGGCCAATAGCGCTTCGTTATCCAAGAGGAAATGGAATTGGCGTGAAAATGGATGATCAGTTAAAAGAAATTCCTATTGGAACTTGGGAAGTAATCAGAGAGGGTACAGATGCTGTTATTCTGACATTTGGCACAACGATTGAAATGGCTATGCAGGCTGCAGAAAGCCTGGCTGAAAAAGATATTTCAGTCCGTGTTGTCAATGCAAGGTTTATCAAACCTCTTGATGATGCCATGCTTTCACAAATCTTTTCTGAAAAATTGCCGGTGCTGACAATCGAAGAGGCTGTTCTGCAAGGTGGATTTGGAAGTGCAGTGCTTGAGTTTGCTCAAGAGCAAAACCATTCTGATGCCGTTATAGACCGAATGGGTATTCCTGACCGTTTCATTGAACATGGCAGCGTAAGTAAACTGTTGGATGAAATAGGTTTAACAGCTTCTCACGCAGAGGAACGGATATTAAGCATATCAATAGCGAAAGAGAAAAGGGTTTAA
- a CDS encoding polyprenyl synthetase family protein, which yields MTLSLEDFLTSRKELIEGKLPLYVSGLIAPSSIKEAMIYSLSAGGKRIRPALVLAVLNAFGKREEIGIPAACAVEMIHTYSLIHDDLPSMDDDDLRRGKPTNHKVYGEALAILSGDGLLTHSFGLIADQQEISAEKRLALISELVKASGIEGMVGGQVADMQGEAKNLPLSELEFIHEHKTAKLLAFSIIAGAILAEASNDEIAKLREFAYHIGIAFQIQDDILDIEGQQSKIGKPVGSDETNKKTTYPSLLTLQGAKQKLEDHINHAKAILANINIQSGLLEELCDLIASRDH from the coding sequence ATGACGCTGTCTCTAGAAGATTTTCTTACTTCCAGAAAAGAATTAATTGAGGGAAAACTGCCTTTATACGTCAGCGGCCTAATAGCTCCTTCTTCTATAAAGGAAGCGATGATTTATTCACTGAGCGCCGGAGGCAAAAGGATTCGTCCAGCTCTGGTATTAGCTGTACTGAATGCTTTTGGAAAGCGTGAAGAGATTGGTATTCCTGCTGCTTGTGCAGTGGAGATGATTCATACATATTCTCTCATTCATGATGATCTTCCCTCAATGGATGATGATGATTTGAGAAGGGGAAAACCAACAAATCATAAAGTATACGGAGAAGCGCTTGCTATTCTTTCAGGAGACGGGCTGCTGACCCACAGTTTTGGCCTTATTGCCGATCAGCAGGAAATCTCTGCAGAGAAACGCCTTGCATTGATCAGTGAATTAGTAAAAGCTTCAGGCATTGAAGGAATGGTCGGCGGTCAGGTGGCAGACATGCAGGGAGAAGCAAAAAACCTGCCGCTTTCAGAATTAGAGTTTATTCATGAACACAAAACGGCAAAACTATTGGCTTTTAGCATTATCGCAGGAGCAATCTTAGCTGAAGCATCCAATGATGAAATCGCAAAGCTGCGTGAGTTTGCCTATCACATTGGAATTGCTTTTCAAATTCAGGATGATATTTTAGACATTGAAGGCCAGCAGTCTAAAATAGGAAAACCTGTCGGATCGGATGAAACAAATAAAAAAACAACCTATCCATCACTGCTGACTTTACAGGGTGCAAAACAGAAGCTCGAAGATCACATCAACCATGCTAAAGCCATTTTGGCAAATATAAATATCCAATCGGGCTTACTTGAAGAATTATGCGATCTAATTGCTTCAAGAGATCATTAA
- a CDS encoding exodeoxyribonuclease VII small subunit, whose translation MSEKKEATFEQAMEELEQIVEKLEEGDVPLEKAIAYFQDGMKLSKLCHDKLQTVEKQMDQILREDGELAPFDLQEEE comes from the coding sequence ATGAGTGAGAAAAAAGAAGCTACTTTTGAACAAGCTATGGAAGAGCTCGAACAAATAGTTGAAAAGCTTGAAGAGGGCGATGTGCCTTTAGAGAAAGCAATTGCTTATTTTCAAGACGGGATGAAGCTTTCAAAACTTTGCCATGATAAGCTGCAGACGGTTGAAAAGCAAATGGATCAGATTCTCCGCGAGGACGGAGAGCTTGCTCCTTTTGATCTGCAGGAGGAAGAGTAA
- the xseA gene encoding exodeoxyribonuclease VII large subunit, protein MSEIKHVTVTALTKYIKRKFDVDPHLKDIWVKGELSNFKMHSRGHMYFTLKDEGARIAAVMFAGQNSSLKFKPENGMKVLLRCEISVYEPSGNYQMYVKEMQPDGIGSLYLAYEELKKKLEQEGLFDQKHKQPIPKYPSSVGVITSPTGAAIRDILITIKRRYPSAKVIILPALVQGIHAGPSVVKAIKQANALGYLDVLIVGRGGGSIEELWAFNEEMVAREIFNSSIPVISAVGHETDYTIADFVADLRAPTPTGAAELAVPHFAELLERTTNRQTRLLRAMQEKISAKKEQLAYYQKSYAFKYPKQLYQQKEQQLDDLVESLQKESLRSIQLKKDKYDQLKNRLYRLHPREQIHREKEKHQQLIKKMTRDMSVLLRQKQAEFQSMAASLNALSPLKIMERGYSIAYQDKNLVKSILQVKTGDKLHIQMQDGQVNCQVTGVEERKAYE, encoded by the coding sequence ATGAGTGAAATCAAGCATGTGACAGTTACGGCATTAACAAAGTATATTAAACGGAAGTTTGATGTCGATCCCCACCTGAAGGATATCTGGGTGAAGGGTGAACTTTCGAATTTTAAAATGCACAGCCGGGGCCATATGTATTTCACATTAAAGGATGAAGGGGCGCGAATTGCAGCCGTTATGTTTGCCGGTCAAAATTCATCGCTTAAATTCAAGCCTGAAAATGGCATGAAAGTGCTGCTGCGCTGCGAAATTTCTGTTTATGAACCAAGCGGCAACTATCAGATGTATGTGAAAGAAATGCAGCCTGACGGAATTGGAAGCCTGTATCTGGCATATGAGGAACTGAAAAAAAAACTTGAGCAAGAAGGGCTTTTCGATCAAAAGCACAAACAGCCGATTCCTAAATATCCTTCCTCAGTTGGTGTTATTACTTCGCCTACTGGAGCAGCAATCCGGGACATTTTAATTACAATCAAGCGCCGTTATCCTTCTGCAAAAGTCATCATTCTGCCTGCGCTTGTGCAGGGAATTCATGCAGGCCCATCTGTTGTCAAAGCAATTAAACAGGCAAATGCATTAGGCTATCTGGATGTGCTGATTGTCGGCCGCGGCGGTGGTTCCATAGAAGAATTATGGGCTTTTAATGAAGAAATGGTTGCAAGAGAGATATTTAATTCCAGTATTCCGGTCATCTCAGCCGTCGGGCATGAAACGGATTATACAATTGCAGATTTTGTTGCAGATTTAAGGGCGCCTACTCCAACGGGGGCAGCAGAACTTGCAGTGCCGCATTTTGCAGAGCTGCTGGAGAGGACAACCAATAGGCAAACACGTTTGCTGCGTGCAATGCAGGAAAAGATTTCTGCGAAAAAAGAGCAATTGGCCTACTACCAAAAGTCGTATGCCTTTAAATATCCGAAGCAGCTGTATCAGCAAAAGGAACAGCAGCTCGATGATTTAGTAGAGTCACTGCAAAAAGAAAGCCTCAGGTCCATTCAGCTGAAAAAGGACAAATATGATCAATTAAAAAACCGGTTATACCGTCTGCATCCCCGTGAACAAATTCATCGCGAAAAAGAGAAGCATCAGCAATTAATTAAGAAAATGACTAGAGACATGTCCGTTCTGCTGCGTCAAAAACAGGCTGAATTTCAGTCAATGGCCGCAAGTCTGAACGCATTGAGCCCGCTGAAAATAATGGAGCGCGGATACAGCATTGCTTATCAGGACAAAAATCTCGTGAAAAGCATCTTACAAGTCAAAACCGGTGATAAACTTCACATTCAAATGCAGGACGGGCAGGTTAATTGCCAAGTTACAGGAGTGGAGGAAAGAAAAGCTTATGAGTGA
- the folD gene encoding bifunctional methylenetetrahydrofolate dehydrogenase/methenyltetrahydrofolate cyclohydrolase FolD: MTASIISGKELAQEKRKQLAQEVKELKEQGVVPGLVVILVGDHPASISYIKGKQKASEEIGVAFTLEHFPETMKENELLDVIEKYNLDESCHGILVQLPLPDHIHEKAVIEKISPAKDVDGFHPLNIGQMMIGEDTFLPCTPAGIVEMIKSSDIEIAGKHVVVVGRSNIVGKPVGILLLNEHATVTYCHSRTPNLKEVTKQADILVVAVGRANFITGEHIKKNAVVIDVGVNRLETGKLCGDVVFEDAKQIASHITPVPGGVGPMTITMLAHNVVKSARISAVKLQGSKKL; encoded by the coding sequence ATGACAGCATCAATTATCAGCGGAAAAGAATTAGCACAGGAAAAACGCAAACAGCTTGCACAAGAAGTAAAAGAATTAAAAGAGCAAGGTGTCGTGCCGGGACTTGTCGTAATTTTAGTAGGCGATCATCCAGCCTCTATTTCTTATATTAAAGGAAAACAGAAAGCGTCAGAAGAAATTGGCGTGGCATTCACGCTTGAACATTTTCCTGAAACAATGAAAGAAAATGAACTTCTGGATGTGATTGAGAAATATAACCTTGATGAAAGCTGCCACGGAATTCTTGTACAGCTTCCATTGCCGGATCATATTCATGAAAAAGCAGTCATTGAAAAAATTTCTCCTGCAAAAGATGTAGATGGATTTCATCCTCTGAATATCGGACAAATGATGATCGGTGAAGATACATTTTTGCCGTGTACACCTGCAGGAATCGTAGAAATGATAAAATCTTCAGACATTGAAATTGCCGGTAAACATGTTGTAGTAGTAGGACGCAGTAATATCGTCGGAAAACCAGTAGGCATTCTTCTTTTGAATGAGCATGCAACAGTTACCTACTGTCATTCAAGAACGCCAAATTTAAAGGAAGTAACTAAGCAAGCCGATATTCTGGTTGTAGCTGTGGGCAGAGCTAATTTCATAACAGGCGAGCACATCAAAAAGAATGCTGTAGTTATCGATGTTGGTGTGAACAGACTTGAGACAGGGAAGCTGTGCGGAGATGTCGTGTTTGAAGATGCGAAGCAAATAGCGAGTCACATTACGCCAGTTCCGGGCGGAGTAGGTCCGATGACAATTACAATGCTTGCTCACAATGTAGTAAAATCAGCAAGAATTTCAGCTGTTAAACTGCAGGGAAGTAAAAAGCTTTAA
- the nusB gene encoding transcription antitermination factor NusB: MKRRLAREKALQALFQIDVSDIEPKEAMSHALDGEELDEFMTALVLGTIEHMSEIDEQIKPHLVKWKLERLANVDRSVLRLAVYEMMYIEEIPVNVTLDEAIELAKTFGDDQSPKFINGVLSNIKQTIEK, encoded by the coding sequence ATGAAACGAAGATTAGCAAGGGAAAAAGCGCTGCAGGCACTCTTTCAAATAGATGTAAGTGATATTGAACCAAAAGAAGCGATGTCTCATGCGCTTGACGGGGAAGAACTGGATGAGTTCATGACAGCTCTTGTTCTTGGAACAATTGAGCATATGTCAGAGATTGATGAACAAATTAAACCTCATTTAGTGAAATGGAAGCTAGAGAGACTTGCAAATGTAGATCGATCTGTATTGCGACTGGCGGTATACGAAATGATGTACATTGAAGAAATTCCAGTCAATGTAACTCTTGATGAAGCAATTGAACTCGCAAAAACTTTTGGAGATGATCAATCACCGAAGTTTATTAATGGTGTCCTCTCGAACATTAAACAAACGATTGAAAAATAA
- a CDS encoding Asp23/Gls24 family envelope stress response protein: MKENKLLEMTHEENGLGKVEIAPEVIEVIAGIAASEVEGVAQMRGNFASGVVERLGKKNHGKGVKVDLSEEGITIDVYCVMMFGVSIPSVAQRIQDNTRQALYNMTALEVNEINIHVVGIQFETKSQEIEIDQEM, encoded by the coding sequence TTGAAAGAAAACAAATTACTTGAAATGACTCATGAAGAAAATGGTCTTGGCAAAGTTGAAATTGCTCCTGAGGTCATTGAGGTTATTGCCGGGATTGCAGCTTCCGAAGTAGAAGGCGTTGCCCAAATGCGCGGCAACTTCGCATCTGGCGTAGTTGAGCGTTTAGGGAAAAAGAATCACGGTAAAGGTGTAAAAGTTGATCTTTCAGAAGAAGGAATTACGATTGATGTATATTGTGTCATGATGTTCGGAGTTTCAATTCCTTCAGTTGCTCAGCGCATTCAGGATAATACGCGACAAGCTTTATACAATATGACAGCACTTGAAGTCAATGAAATCAACATCCATGTAGTTGGAATTCAGTTTGAAACAAAGTCTCAGGAAATTGAAATTGACCAGGAAATGTAA
- the accC gene encoding acetyl-CoA carboxylase biotin carboxylase subunit, with amino-acid sequence MIKKLLIANRGEIAVRIIRACKELGIETVAVFSEADRDSLHVQLADEAFCVGPTASKDSYLNFTNIISVATLTGSDAIHPGYGFLAENADFAELCQECNIIFVGPSADAISKMGTKDVARETMRKAGVPIVPGSQGIIKDSGDAVSLANDIGYPVIIKATAGGGGKGIRVAKTEQELIKGIQITQQEAATAFGNPGVYIEKYIEDFRHVEIQVMADSLGNVIHLGERDCTIQRRLQKLLEETPSPALSVEMREIMGRAAVKAAEAVNYTGAGTVEFIFDYLENKFYFMEMNTRIQVEHPVTEMVTGIDLIKEQIKVASGSALSVKQEDVVFNGWSIECRINAENPEKNFMPSPGKIEMYLPPGGLGVRVDSAVYPGYSIPPYYDSMIAKLITYGATREEAIARMKRALGEFVIEGISTTIPFHQKLLEHETFVSGEFNTKFLEIHKVMES; translated from the coding sequence ATGATTAAGAAATTGCTTATAGCAAACAGAGGAGAAATTGCGGTTCGGATTATTCGGGCATGCAAAGAACTTGGAATAGAGACGGTTGCAGTCTTTTCAGAAGCAGACAGAGACTCTTTGCATGTTCAGCTGGCTGATGAAGCATTTTGTGTCGGACCGACAGCGTCAAAAGACAGCTATTTGAATTTCACGAACATTATTAGTGTTGCAACACTGACAGGCAGTGATGCAATCCATCCGGGCTACGGGTTTTTAGCTGAAAATGCTGACTTTGCAGAGCTATGTCAGGAATGCAACATAATCTTTGTAGGACCAAGCGCAGACGCGATTTCAAAAATGGGAACCAAGGATGTTGCAAGGGAAACGATGAGAAAAGCGGGAGTGCCTATTGTTCCAGGTTCACAGGGAATTATTAAAGATTCAGGCGACGCTGTTTCGCTTGCGAATGATATCGGGTATCCTGTTATAATCAAAGCAACAGCAGGCGGCGGCGGAAAAGGAATCCGCGTTGCAAAAACGGAACAAGAGCTGATTAAAGGCATTCAAATTACTCAGCAGGAAGCAGCAACTGCTTTTGGAAATCCTGGAGTCTATATTGAAAAATACATTGAGGACTTCAGACATGTGGAAATTCAGGTTATGGCAGATTCGCTTGGCAATGTCATTCATTTAGGTGAAAGAGATTGCACAATTCAGCGCCGGCTGCAAAAATTGCTGGAAGAAACACCTTCTCCTGCTTTGTCGGTGGAAATGCGCGAGATCATGGGGAGAGCCGCTGTTAAAGCAGCAGAGGCTGTAAACTACACAGGAGCGGGAACGGTAGAATTTATTTTTGATTATCTTGAAAATAAGTTTTATTTCATGGAAATGAATACACGTATTCAAGTAGAGCATCCCGTGACTGAAATGGTAACCGGCATTGATTTGATCAAAGAACAGATTAAAGTAGCATCAGGATCTGCCCTGTCAGTTAAACAGGAAGATGTGGTCTTCAATGGCTGGTCCATCGAATGCCGGATCAACGCAGAGAATCCGGAGAAGAATTTTATGCCGTCACCTGGTAAGATAGAAATGTACTTGCCGCCCGGTGGACTGGGTGTTAGAGTAGATTCAGCAGTGTACCCTGGCTATTCAATTCCGCCATACTATGATTCGATGATTGCGAAACTGATTACGTATGGTGCAACGCGTGAGGAAGCAATCGCGAGAATGAAACGCGCCCTGGGTGAATTTGTGATTGAAGGAATTTCAACAACGATTCCTTTTCATCAAAAGCTGCTTGAGCATGAAACGTTTGTTTCAGGAGAGTTTAATACGAAATTTTTAGAAATCCATAAAGTAATGGAATCTTGA
- the accB gene encoding acetyl-CoA carboxylase biotin carboxyl carrier protein, whose product MLKIQEIRELIKLIDQSTIDEFAYEHEGSKIKLKKRLDELEKPANRITSVAAVEQIPNPAPQAVAALQEIKEEPKKEAEAPVKEESLHKITSPMVGTFYAASSPETDDYVKVGSKITSDSVVCIVEAMKLFNEIEAEVKGEIVEILAGNGQLVEYGQPLFLVRPE is encoded by the coding sequence ATGTTGAAGATACAAGAAATCAGAGAACTGATCAAACTCATTGACCAGTCTACTATTGATGAATTTGCGTATGAACATGAAGGGTCAAAAATCAAATTAAAAAAACGTTTAGATGAATTAGAGAAACCTGCAAATCGGATTACATCAGTTGCAGCAGTTGAACAGATCCCAAACCCTGCTCCGCAAGCTGTGGCAGCACTGCAGGAAATAAAAGAAGAGCCTAAGAAAGAAGCCGAGGCCCCTGTTAAGGAAGAATCATTACATAAAATCACGTCTCCAATGGTAGGAACGTTTTATGCTGCATCTTCACCTGAAACAGACGACTATGTAAAAGTAGGATCTAAAATTACTTCTGATTCAGTTGTCTGTATCGTAGAAGCAATGAAATTATTTAATGAAATTGAAGCAGAAGTAAAAGGGGAAATTGTTGAGATTTTAGCTGGAAATGGTCAGCTTGTTGAATACGGTCAGCCATTATTCCTTGTCAGACCAGAGTAA
- a CDS encoding SpoIIIAH-like family protein: MLKKQTVWLLTMLSLVVVLSVYYITTPDEVKNDVALTGAEAEKDEKADADKATEKESDKGEVTIEEAEDGTVVSVSNDELFATMRMQLEDTRSARKESLEDIVASKDVTAAEKSAARDEMNAIDEAVANEEILETFIKSNGYDDALVRIEGEKVKVTVKAKESSASEANKIIQLVSSEMKGMEDVAVTLEPSNQ, from the coding sequence ATGCTTAAAAAACAAACGGTTTGGTTATTAACAATGTTAAGTTTGGTTGTAGTTTTGTCTGTTTACTATATTACAACTCCTGATGAAGTGAAAAACGATGTAGCATTGACTGGGGCAGAGGCTGAAAAAGATGAAAAAGCTGACGCTGATAAAGCAACAGAAAAAGAAAGCGATAAAGGGGAAGTAACAATCGAAGAAGCAGAAGATGGAACTGTTGTATCGGTCTCAAATGATGAGCTGTTTGCTACAATGCGCATGCAGCTTGAAGATACGAGAAGTGCAAGAAAAGAAAGCTTAGAGGATATCGTGGCAAGCAAAGATGTAACAGCCGCTGAAAAAAGTGCAGCAAGAGATGAAATGAATGCAATTGATGAAGCGGTTGCAAATGAGGAAATTCTTGAAACGTTCATCAAATCAAATGGCTATGACGATGCTCTAGTCCGCATTGAAGGAGAGAAAGTGAAAGTAACCGTGAAAGCGAAAGAGAGCTCAGCATCTGAAGCCAATAAAATTATTCAGCTAGTAAGCAGTGAAATGAAAGGCATGGAAGATGTAGCGGTTACATTGGAGCCTTCCAATCAATAA
- the spoIIIAG gene encoding stage III sporulation protein AG → MSNPKNLLEKLKSMLNAENGKKPTKYHYVLIVLALGIGFMLVSNLFTNEASLPKVSQVSGLTSSTEKDADVFKPSDESGGSGSIDKYEQEYENQLKEALDSMIGIENALVVVNVDATSEQILEKNSVSQSQTTEETDPQGGKRTVEDGSTEESVVIIRKGEQETPIILQTKKPEIRGVLVVAAGADNIQIKKSIVEAVTRVLGVPSHRVAVAAKKGK, encoded by the coding sequence ATGAGTAATCCAAAGAATTTATTAGAGAAGCTAAAAAGCATGCTAAACGCAGAAAACGGCAAAAAACCGACTAAATATCACTATGTTTTAATCGTTTTGGCACTTGGCATAGGTTTTATGCTTGTCAGTAATCTGTTTACTAACGAGGCAAGTTTGCCGAAGGTGTCGCAAGTATCAGGACTAACATCATCAACAGAAAAAGATGCCGATGTCTTTAAACCCTCTGATGAAAGCGGGGGATCAGGGTCTATCGATAAATACGAACAGGAATATGAGAATCAATTAAAAGAAGCGCTCGATTCAATGATCGGAATTGAGAATGCACTTGTAGTCGTAAATGTAGATGCCACATCAGAGCAAATTCTTGAAAAAAACAGCGTGTCGCAAAGCCAGACGACAGAAGAGACGGATCCTCAAGGAGGAAAGAGGACGGTCGAAGATGGATCAACTGAAGAATCCGTTGTCATTATCCGAAAGGGAGAGCAGGAAACCCCAATCATCCTTCAGACTAAAAAACCGGAAATCAGGGGAGTGCTTGTTGTTGCTGCGGGTGCTGATAACATTCAAATAAAAAAATCAATTGTTGAAGCTGTAACAAGAGTGCTTGGGGTACCGAGCCACCGCGTTGCAGTTGCAGCTAAAAAAGGGAAATAA
- the spoIIIAF gene encoding stage III sporulation protein AF — MSFLTEWIANIILFIMLAVILDLLLPNSAMQKYAKMVISLLLIVIILSPVFKLLSADINTLVSDIQMESPAKEEEIKKMIDLQKKEIQASNDAYILENMAVQLKSQAKEELVQSYDVTIKQISLSVDEPFEEIQNSLQGIEVTLETEEAGSEAVETIQQVVLGAAETAETEKENQIRRASEIKAYLASIWEVDPEKISLKMEGGEGSTDE; from the coding sequence ATGTCTTTTTTAACAGAATGGATAGCGAATATCATTCTATTTATTATGCTTGCTGTCATCCTTGATTTGCTGCTGCCCAATTCAGCTATGCAAAAGTACGCTAAGATGGTCATCAGTCTTCTGCTTATCGTCATCATTCTCTCGCCGGTCTTCAAATTATTGTCAGCAGACATCAATACGCTTGTATCAGATATACAAATGGAATCCCCTGCAAAAGAAGAAGAAATAAAAAAAATGATCGATTTGCAGAAAAAAGAAATACAAGCTTCTAATGATGCATATATTTTAGAAAACATGGCTGTCCAATTAAAATCACAGGCAAAAGAGGAGCTGGTGCAAAGCTATGATGTAACGATTAAACAAATCTCTCTTTCTGTAGATGAACCATTTGAAGAAATTCAAAATAGTTTGCAGGGCATAGAGGTAACACTCGAAACAGAGGAAGCAGGATCCGAAGCAGTTGAAACCATTCAGCAAGTCGTTCTAGGTGCAGCAGAAACAGCAGAGACTGAAAAAGAAAATCAAATCAGGCGGGCATCAGAGATTAAAGCATATCTTGCAAGTATCTGGGAAGTTGACCCTGAGAAGATTTCCTTGAAAATGGAAGGAGGGGAGGGCAGCACCGATGAGTAA